One stretch of Thermoplasmata archaeon DNA includes these proteins:
- a CDS encoding PKD domain-containing protein: MALRTIAPCLVATLVLLGALGVVAPGAPSVALGAPGTHAGELVGAAPASGTVEIAPGYVASPGVTETGALAGDQPLDVVVGLAGQDPSGLAATAASIATPGAPLDRHDLSIGPLARDFGAAPSAIADASAYFSSWGLSVRPSPDGLLLDVAGPASAVAAAFHTSFETFRLPDGRPFVSHLSAARLPAGVPWTGALGLGNVSAIAPLAAGTGPLLPTSPASSGCGATGALIPCQVETAYDELGLLGAGTNGTGTTIAIVDAYDGVEPQPQLASDLAAFDTEFGLPSPSVRFLYPVPTHGNLNGTDTGWGLEEALDLEWVHASAPGATIDMTFSPNSGVGLYEAIDYLVTHPDVNVISLSWGEPDVGTFNAYAGPCAQACNASTDGSYAILGPVLEFAAAEGITVLAASGDCGASDGTSGLSTSFPASDPFVTGVGGTQLSVEPNGTWLGEVGWSGNAPGASAPGCQNQGGSGGGYAPFPRPAWQNGTGVNASSPGRGVPDVAAIAAPGVEIVEDGHATGVAGTSVATPIWAGIAAIADQYAGASLGFLDPSLYGILGSADYPSDFHEIVSGSNPYPAGPGWNAVTGIGSPIVGALVPELAAGPRTLSNLSVVLGASVTYGRAPLTVTFAVDPRGGTGAYPIEAVSFGDGTAGAASGGIASHTYTDAGVFPATGYAIDSSGNLSDSMPITLVVGGGRALTVDLSVSSSAPAAGAGVTFTTRVSGGVAPYAFALSFGDGTFVNGSSASTAVHAYPVAGGFCAVAIVSDASSPPDGGESAPMAIAVGGAPAPSCPSGLGPLTVTPNLSPAPRDAPADFPDLFDVQGGTGTVTEQWVSSDPYVAACGCAIFRSAGRFPVWLYANDSIGEHVVGETNVTVEPPIAVSFQAGPTDGPAPLSVDFWANASAGGPGPPIEARWELGDGTNETAPSITATFSSPGLDWVVGSFGDSAYGNVSEAFLIDVGAADGSGPYLRATIDPAIDLESGTTVAFSAAIVDGRGADLPAAIAWDTSGGSSDRAEALRTFFAAPAAPTLYGALEAQALDNDTNFSVPFAFAPLFAVEAGGFVPSADALLLEARGAPAAGTAPTTFNGSASAWGPGPVALDWAFGDGGQAAGASASHAFAAPGSYTVTLNATDAWSDSAVDSFSVNVSEATSLGIVGGPSTTGGPAPLSVAFSASASGGQPPYGLTWAFGDGAGAPTGNASHVFDAPGTFRAVVTARDARGLSVNRSFSIVVTSAAPPGGGGGRSLAGIPLAAFVLGTGIAAGAILSAAALARRPRPAPTR; encoded by the coding sequence GGAGACCGGAGCGCTCGCCGGCGACCAGCCGCTCGACGTCGTGGTCGGGCTCGCCGGTCAGGACCCGAGCGGGCTCGCGGCGACGGCCGCGTCCATCGCCACGCCCGGTGCGCCGCTCGACCGCCACGACCTCTCGATCGGACCGCTCGCCCGGGACTTCGGAGCCGCGCCGAGCGCGATCGCCGATGCGAGCGCGTACTTCTCGTCGTGGGGGCTCTCGGTCCGACCGAGCCCCGACGGGCTGCTGCTCGATGTCGCCGGCCCCGCGAGCGCGGTCGCCGCGGCGTTCCACACCTCCTTCGAGACGTTCCGCTTACCGGACGGTCGGCCGTTCGTGAGTCACCTCTCCGCCGCCCGACTGCCGGCCGGCGTGCCCTGGACCGGCGCCCTCGGCCTCGGGAACGTGTCGGCGATCGCGCCGCTCGCCGCCGGCACCGGCCCTCTCCTCCCGACCTCCCCGGCCTCCTCGGGCTGCGGCGCCACGGGGGCGCTGATCCCCTGTCAGGTCGAGACGGCCTACGACGAGCTCGGTCTCCTCGGCGCGGGCACGAACGGCACCGGCACGACGATCGCGATCGTGGATGCCTACGACGGCGTCGAGCCCCAGCCCCAGCTCGCGAGCGACCTCGCGGCGTTCGACACGGAGTTCGGGCTGCCCTCGCCGTCCGTGCGGTTCCTGTACCCGGTACCCACCCACGGGAACCTCAACGGCACGGACACGGGCTGGGGGTTGGAGGAGGCGCTCGATCTCGAGTGGGTGCACGCGAGCGCGCCGGGCGCGACGATCGACATGACCTTCTCGCCCAACTCCGGCGTCGGCCTCTACGAAGCGATCGACTACCTCGTGACCCACCCGGACGTCAACGTGATCTCGCTGAGTTGGGGCGAGCCCGACGTCGGGACCTTCAACGCCTACGCCGGGCCGTGCGCGCAGGCGTGCAACGCGTCGACCGACGGCTCGTACGCGATCCTCGGCCCGGTGCTCGAGTTCGCGGCCGCCGAGGGGATCACGGTGCTCGCGGCGAGCGGCGACTGCGGGGCCTCGGACGGCACGAGCGGGCTCTCGACGAGCTTCCCGGCCTCCGACCCGTTCGTCACCGGGGTCGGCGGCACCCAGCTGTCCGTCGAGCCGAACGGGACCTGGCTCGGGGAGGTCGGATGGAGCGGCAACGCGCCGGGCGCGAGCGCGCCCGGTTGCCAGAACCAGGGCGGCTCGGGCGGAGGGTACGCACCGTTCCCCCGGCCCGCCTGGCAGAACGGAACTGGGGTCAATGCCTCGAGCCCGGGCCGGGGCGTCCCCGACGTCGCCGCGATCGCCGCGCCCGGCGTCGAGATCGTCGAGGACGGACACGCCACCGGGGTCGCGGGAACGAGCGTCGCGACGCCGATCTGGGCCGGGATCGCGGCGATCGCCGACCAGTACGCGGGCGCGAGCCTCGGCTTCCTCGACCCGTCGCTCTACGGTATCCTCGGCTCGGCCGACTACCCGAGCGATTTCCACGAGATCGTCTCGGGGAGCAACCCGTACCCCGCCGGGCCGGGCTGGAACGCCGTCACCGGCATCGGCTCCCCGATCGTCGGCGCTCTCGTCCCCGAGCTCGCCGCCGGTCCGAGGACGCTGTCGAACCTGTCGGTCGTGCTCGGCGCCTCGGTCACCTACGGCCGGGCGCCGCTCACGGTCACCTTCGCGGTCGACCCGCGCGGCGGCACCGGCGCGTATCCGATCGAGGCGGTCAGCTTCGGCGACGGGACCGCGGGCGCCGCCAGCGGCGGGATCGCCTCCCACACGTACACGGACGCCGGCGTCTTCCCGGCGACCGGCTACGCGATCGATTCCTCCGGCAACCTCTCCGACTCGATGCCGATCACGCTCGTCGTCGGCGGCGGCCGGGCGCTGACGGTCGACCTCTCGGTCTCCTCGAGCGCCCCGGCGGCGGGCGCGGGCGTGACGTTCACGACCCGCGTGTCCGGCGGCGTCGCTCCCTACGCCTTCGCCCTCTCCTTCGGCGACGGGACGTTCGTCAACGGGAGCTCCGCGTCGACCGCCGTCCACGCCTATCCGGTCGCGGGCGGCTTCTGCGCCGTTGCGATCGTCTCCGACGCCTCGAGCCCGCCGGACGGGGGCGAGAGCGCGCCGATGGCGATCGCAGTGGGCGGCGCTCCGGCCCCGAGCTGCCCGTCGGGGCTCGGCCCGCTGACCGTCACCCCGAACCTCTCCCCCGCTCCGCGTGACGCCCCGGCCGACTTCCCCGACCTGTTCGACGTGCAGGGCGGAACGGGCACGGTCACCGAGCAGTGGGTCTCGAGCGACCCGTACGTCGCGGCCTGCGGCTGCGCGATTTTCCGGTCCGCCGGCCGCTTCCCGGTCTGGCTGTACGCGAACGACAGCATCGGCGAGCACGTGGTGGGCGAGACGAACGTGACCGTCGAGCCGCCGATCGCCGTCAGCTTCCAGGCGGGGCCGACCGATGGGCCCGCACCGCTGTCGGTCGATTTCTGGGCGAACGCGAGCGCGGGGGGACCGGGCCCCCCGATCGAGGCCCGCTGGGAACTCGGCGACGGAACGAACGAGACCGCGCCGTCGATCACCGCCACGTTCTCCTCGCCCGGTCTCGACTGGGTGGTCGGTTCGTTCGGCGACTCCGCGTACGGCAACGTGAGCGAGGCGTTCCTCATCGACGTCGGCGCGGCGGACGGATCGGGGCCGTACCTGCGGGCGACGATCGACCCCGCCATCGATCTCGAATCGGGGACGACGGTAGCGTTCTCGGCCGCGATCGTCGACGGCCGGGGCGCCGATCTTCCGGCCGCGATCGCCTGGGACACGTCCGGCGGCTCCTCCGACCGGGCCGAGGCGCTGCGGACGTTCTTCGCCGCGCCTGCGGCGCCGACGCTGTACGGCGCGCTCGAGGCCCAGGCGCTGGACAACGACACGAACTTCTCGGTCCCGTTCGCATTCGCTCCCCTCTTCGCCGTCGAGGCCGGCGGATTCGTCCCGAGCGCGGACGCGCTCCTCCTCGAGGCGCGCGGCGCCCCCGCCGCGGGCACGGCGCCGACCACCTTCAACGGCAGCGCGAGCGCCTGGGGACCGGGACCGGTCGCGCTCGACTGGGCGTTCGGCGACGGCGGGCAGGCCGCGGGTGCGAGCGCCTCCCACGCCTTCGCGGCCCCGGGCAGCTACACGGTCACGCTCAACGCGACGGACGCCTGGTCGGACTCGGCGGTCGACTCCTTCTCGGTGAACGTGAGCGAGGCGACCTCGCTGGGGATCGTGGGAGGTCCGTCGACGACCGGCGGCCCGGCGCCGCTGTCGGTCGCCTTCTCTGCGTCGGCGTCCGGGGGCCAGCCCCCGTACGGGCTCACCTGGGCGTTCGGGGACGGCGCCGGGGCGCCGACCGGCAACGCGAGCCACGTGTTCGACGCGCCGGGCACGTTCCGTGCGGTCGTGACCGCCCGCGACGCGCGCGGGCTCTCCGTGAACCGCTCGTTCTCGATCGTCGTCACGAGCGCCGCGCCCCCCGGCGGGGGCGGTGGCCGGTCGCTCGCGGGGATCCCTCTCGCGGCGTTCGTGCTCGGAACCGGCATCGCCGCGGGCGCGATCCTGAGCGCGGCTGCGCTCGCCCGGCGGCCGCGGCCCGCGCCGACGCGCTAG